One region of Chryseobacterium sp. SORGH_AS_0447 genomic DNA includes:
- a CDS encoding AAA family ATPase yields the protein MKLHSLKISGYKRLKKIDLLFGDATFLIGQNNCGKSSIIKAIEILLSAKKQLTTADFHSIIDDETNEVKVDTNIVTLEAEFRNLPEEAKNWRGFKGRIFTYDVKENLEETGLSVTYKKTYELGKDVIIEFKSKVRTIKEIFSDCKKPQDYVDKGLSKEIIEDFFP from the coding sequence ATGAAACTACACTCACTAAAAATCTCCGGGTACAAAAGATTAAAAAAAATCGATCTTTTATTTGGTGATGCCACATTTCTAATTGGCCAAAACAATTGTGGTAAAAGTTCTATAATTAAAGCTATCGAAATCCTTTTATCTGCAAAAAAACAATTAACCACAGCAGATTTTCATTCAATAATTGATGATGAAACCAACGAAGTAAAGGTTGATACAAATATAGTTACTCTTGAAGCAGAATTTAGAAATCTTCCTGAAGAAGCTAAAAATTGGAGAGGTTTTAAAGGTAGAATTTTCACTTATGATGTAAAAGAAAATTTAGAAGAGACAGGCTTATCTGTCACATATAAAAAAACTTATGAGTTAGGGAAAGATGTAATTATCGAATTTAAATCCAAGGTTAGAACTATTAAAGAGATATTTTCTGATTGTAAAAAGCCACAAGATTACGTTGACAAAGGCTTATCCAAAGAAATTATTGAAGATTTTTTTCCCTGA
- a CDS encoding NADP-dependent glyceraldehyde-3-phosphate dehydrogenase, which translates to MSSEDTSLFHEIFKSENDIPEEYKVPELHQREYLLNGELVKWEGNVQEIYSPVCIRTENGLERKLLGSIPDIGPDEAMKVLDACVKAYDNGLGEWPTMSVEGRIKCMQKFVYLMIKERDLIIRLLMWEIGKTLADSTKEFDRTVDYINQTIDALKDLDRESSRFQQAEGTIAQIRRAPLGVVLSMGPFNYPLNEIFTTLIPALIMGNTILFKLPKHGVLAHYPLLKAFKEAFPAGTVNTLYGKGSEIITPIMESGKVNVLAFIGSSKVANGLKKLHPKVNRLRAILSLDAKNAAIVTKNANLDVAVNECILGALSFNGQRCTALKLIFVQKEVAEEFTEKLTAAVSAMKAGLPWEKDVKITPLPEVNKPAYLKECIDDALAKGATVLNNHGGFTEESFVFPAVVYPVNSEMKLYHEEQFGPIIPVVPFKNIEEPIDYQVHASHGMQVSIFSEDPMEVSKLIDPFVNLVSRVNINCQAQRGPDVFPFTGRKDSAEGTLSVFDALRSFSIRSLVAAKITDSNKNLLNTIVRDHDSNFLSTDYIF; encoded by the coding sequence ATGAGTTCAGAAGACACCTCTTTATTTCACGAAATATTCAAATCCGAAAACGACATTCCTGAAGAATATAAAGTTCCCGAGCTTCATCAGCGGGAATACCTGCTCAACGGCGAGCTGGTAAAATGGGAGGGTAATGTGCAGGAAATTTATTCCCCGGTCTGCATCCGCACCGAAAACGGTCTCGAAAGAAAATTACTGGGAAGTATTCCGGATATCGGACCTGATGAAGCGATGAAGGTTTTGGATGCGTGTGTCAAAGCCTATGATAATGGACTCGGTGAGTGGCCGACCATGTCTGTAGAAGGCCGCATTAAGTGCATGCAGAAATTTGTCTATCTCATGATCAAAGAACGGGATCTCATCATCCGGCTGCTGATGTGGGAAATCGGAAAAACCCTGGCCGATTCTACCAAAGAATTCGACAGAACCGTAGATTATATCAACCAGACCATAGATGCACTGAAAGATTTGGACCGGGAATCTTCCCGCTTCCAGCAGGCAGAAGGAACGATCGCCCAGATCAGAAGAGCACCGCTGGGAGTTGTGCTCAGCATGGGGCCGTTCAATTATCCATTAAATGAAATTTTTACGACGCTGATCCCGGCATTGATCATGGGGAATACCATTTTGTTTAAGCTTCCAAAACACGGCGTTTTGGCCCATTATCCTTTGTTAAAAGCTTTTAAAGAAGCATTTCCTGCCGGAACCGTCAATACCCTTTATGGTAAAGGTTCGGAGATCATTACGCCGATCATGGAAAGTGGAAAAGTAAATGTCCTGGCATTTATCGGTTCCAGCAAAGTGGCCAACGGACTGAAAAAACTGCATCCGAAAGTTAATCGTTTAAGAGCTATTCTAAGTTTAGATGCAAAAAACGCAGCAATCGTTACCAAAAACGCCAATCTTGATGTAGCGGTAAACGAATGCATCTTAGGGGCACTTTCTTTTAACGGGCAGAGATGCACGGCTTTAAAACTGATTTTTGTTCAGAAAGAAGTTGCAGAAGAGTTTACTGAAAAACTAACGGCTGCCGTTTCTGCAATGAAAGCCGGTCTTCCTTGGGAAAAAGACGTAAAGATCACTCCTCTTCCGGAAGTCAATAAACCGGCTTACCTTAAAGAATGTATCGACGATGCATTGGCGAAAGGTGCAACAGTACTAAATAATCATGGTGGTTTTACGGAAGAATCTTTTGTATTCCCGGCAGTGGTTTATCCGGTAAACAGCGAAATGAAACTTTATCATGAAGAGCAGTTCGGGCCGATCATCCCGGTCGTTCCGTTTAAAAATATTGAAGAACCTATCGATTATCAGGTGCATGCTTCGCACGGAATGCAGGTAAGCATTTTCAGTGAAGATCCGATGGAAGTCTCTAAACTTATCGATCCTTTTGTGAACCTGGTAAGCCGGGTGAACATCAACTGCCAGGCACAGCGTGGTCCGGATGTCTTTCCGTTTACCGGAAGAAAGGACAGTGCGGAAGGAACCCTTTCCGTTTTCGATGCGCTGCGCTCGTTTTCGATCAGGTCTCTGGTTGCTGCAAAAATTACGGATTCCAATAAAAACCTGCTGAATACAATTGTCAGAGATCATGATTCCAATTTCCTGAGCACCGATTATATTTTTTAA
- a CDS encoding Hsp20/alpha crystallin family protein encodes MSIVKRNNGSLLPASTRTLFDDFFSRELFNWGNTNFSSTLTTVPSVNIKENDNHFEVEVAAPGMEKEDFRITLEGNLLTISSSRKNEMEDMKENYTRREFSYQSFQRSFELAKDVVDEEHIEARYDKGVLKLTIPKTEKAKKQAPRLIEIQ; translated from the coding sequence ATGTCAATCGTAAAAAGAAACAACGGCAGCTTGCTCCCTGCCAGCACACGTACCCTGTTCGATGACTTTTTCAGCCGCGAACTTTTTAATTGGGGCAACACCAATTTTTCTTCTACTTTAACCACCGTGCCTTCGGTGAATATTAAAGAGAACGACAACCATTTCGAGGTAGAAGTAGCTGCACCGGGAATGGAGAAAGAAGATTTCAGGATTACGCTGGAAGGCAACCTTCTCACCATTTCATCTTCCAGAAAGAATGAAATGGAAGACATGAAAGAAAACTATACCCGAAGGGAATTCAGCTACCAGTCGTTCCAGCGAAGCTTCGAGCTCGCCAAAGATGTGGTGGATGAAGAGCACATTGAAGCCCGGTATGACAAAGGTGTCCTCAAACTGACAATCCCTAAAACGGAAAAAGCCAAAAAGCAGGCACCGAGACTGATCGAAATTCAGTAA
- a CDS encoding DUF262 domain-containing protein: MDAGKRTINDIFNGNRILEIPFFQRSYVWGDDQWERLLEDMENVSQSNKPYFLGSVILKQQSTNTGKGVGDVRTVIDGQQRLTTLNIFFKVLCLKTGQNSTFERIFKLINNDIALLHNHNDIDAFNTILNLSDLKDVHGNDSITLAYHYFRKNINPDHLNFNNILSKILFVGIDLDENEDEQQIFDTINSLGVKLTTAELLKNYFFNRDELSTYDTYWRNIFEKDDDAKNYWDREITAGRLKRTFIDLFFFSYLQIKIQDKTLNVKTEDKIEFSKVEHLFESYKSFIKNYLGGNKKVILEEIRSYALLFMENFDYTIIEKELTEKSGIERINAIIFGLDTTTLIPYVLYILKNVVNDKSRNELFDFIETFIMRRMIIHANTKNYNQLFTDRLISNDILSKKQFMEFLEGQTDKINFLPSDEELKNGFNSSYLVNKQAAGILYFIESKIRNRSLQSTQLLGVNKYSLEHIMPKKWENHWSKLSSQEDKIKRNRKLLTLGNLTIITQALNSTIRDASWNIKRKGKADKKGLNVYSAGLETMSHYLTLDEWNEQTIEDRAKFLYNKAKKIWQI, translated from the coding sequence ATGGACGCAGGAAAAAGGACCATTAATGATATCTTTAATGGAAACAGGATTTTAGAAATTCCATTTTTTCAAAGATCTTACGTTTGGGGAGACGATCAGTGGGAAAGGCTTTTGGAAGATATGGAAAATGTAAGTCAATCTAATAAGCCTTACTTTTTAGGCTCGGTTATATTAAAACAACAATCGACTAATACCGGAAAAGGAGTTGGGGATGTAAGAACGGTCATCGACGGACAGCAGCGCCTGACCACCTTAAATATTTTCTTTAAGGTTCTCTGCTTGAAAACCGGACAGAATTCAACATTTGAAAGAATCTTCAAGCTGATTAACAATGATATTGCCTTACTGCACAATCACAATGACATCGATGCATTTAATACAATTCTTAATCTATCAGACCTTAAAGATGTACATGGAAATGACAGCATAACATTAGCCTATCATTATTTCAGGAAAAATATTAATCCGGATCATTTGAATTTCAACAACATCCTTTCTAAAATATTATTTGTAGGAATCGATTTAGATGAAAATGAAGACGAGCAGCAGATTTTTGACACTATCAACTCTTTGGGTGTAAAACTGACTACAGCGGAACTGCTGAAAAATTATTTTTTCAACAGAGACGAACTTTCAACCTATGATACGTACTGGAGGAATATTTTTGAAAAAGATGACGATGCCAAAAATTATTGGGACCGGGAAATTACTGCCGGTAGACTGAAAAGAACATTTATCGACTTATTTTTCTTTTCCTATCTTCAGATTAAAATTCAGGACAAAACGCTCAATGTAAAAACCGAAGACAAGATAGAATTTTCAAAAGTAGAGCATCTTTTTGAGTCTTATAAAAGCTTTATTAAAAACTATCTCGGTGGTAATAAAAAAGTGATCCTAGAAGAAATAAGGAGTTACGCTCTGTTATTTATGGAAAATTTCGATTACACAATCATTGAGAAAGAACTGACGGAAAAATCCGGAATAGAAAGGATAAATGCAATTATCTTCGGCCTTGATACCACTACTTTGATCCCCTATGTTCTTTACATTCTAAAAAATGTGGTCAATGATAAAAGCCGCAATGAATTATTTGATTTCATTGAAACTTTTATCATGCGAAGAATGATTATTCATGCCAATACAAAAAATTATAATCAGCTCTTTACAGACAGGCTGATCAGCAATGATATTCTTTCCAAAAAACAATTTATGGAATTCTTGGAGGGTCAGACAGATAAAATAAACTTTTTACCATCTGACGAAGAACTTAAAAACGGTTTCAACAGCTCATATCTTGTAAATAAACAGGCTGCCGGGATCCTCTACTTTATAGAATCGAAAATCCGTAACAGAAGCCTACAGTCAACCCAGCTTTTGGGAGTAAATAAGTACAGCCTGGAACATATTATGCCTAAAAAATGGGAAAACCATTGGAGTAAACTTTCCAGCCAGGAAGATAAGATAAAACGTAACAGAAAGCTTTTGACACTAGGGAATCTCACCATTATTACACAAGCCTTAAATTCAACCATAAGAGATGCGAGCTGGAATATAAAACGGAAAGGAAAAGCAGACAAAAAAGGATTAAATGTCTACTCCGCCGGGTTGGAAACCATGAGCCATTACTTAACACTCGATGAATGGAACGAGCAGACTATAGAAGATCGGGCAAAATTCCTCTACAATAAAGCAAAAAAAATATGGCAGATCTGA
- a CDS encoding IS3 family transposase: protein MEELRHQYNLSVLLDCAGMGRSSFYYHQNRAQSDKYSDVKAMIKQIYHRHKGRFGYRRITLTMKEKGVIINHKTVLRLMKTLGLKSIIRVKRYKSYRGEQGKIAPNILKRNFKAEQPNKKWATDVTEFNVSGNKLYLSPIIDLFNGEIISYNLSERPVFAQITDMLKKSLKKIKNTENIILHSDQGWQYQMKAYQNILKEKGIIQSMSRKGNCLDNAVIENFFGTLKSEMFYTKKFKTIDELKKEIKQYITYYNNDRIRLNLNGKSPVQYRTLFFNNIV from the coding sequence ATCGAAGAGTTAAGGCATCAATACAATCTCTCTGTGTTGCTGGATTGTGCAGGGATGGGCAGAAGCAGTTTTTATTATCATCAGAACAGAGCTCAGAGCGACAAATATTCTGATGTAAAAGCAATGATAAAACAAATTTATCACAGGCACAAAGGAAGGTTCGGATACCGACGTATTACTTTAACAATGAAAGAAAAAGGTGTCATCATCAATCATAAAACAGTTTTGAGATTAATGAAAACGTTAGGACTGAAAAGTATTATACGGGTCAAAAGATACAAATCTTACCGGGGTGAACAAGGGAAAATAGCACCCAATATTTTAAAAAGAAACTTTAAAGCAGAGCAGCCGAACAAAAAATGGGCAACTGATGTAACTGAGTTTAATGTCTCGGGAAACAAGCTTTATCTGTCTCCGATCATCGATTTATTCAACGGTGAAATCATCAGCTATAATCTCTCAGAAAGACCTGTCTTCGCGCAGATTACAGATATGCTGAAAAAGAGCTTAAAGAAAATTAAAAATACAGAAAATATCATCTTACATTCAGATCAAGGTTGGCAATACCAGATGAAGGCATATCAAAATATCTTGAAAGAAAAAGGAATCATCCAGAGTATGTCCAGAAAAGGAAACTGTCTGGACAATGCCGTGATTGAAAACTTTTTCGGAACACTGAAATCTGAGATGTTTTATACCAAAAAGTTTAAAACAATTGATGAGCTGAAAAAAGAGATAAAACAATACATCACTTATTACAATAATGACAGAATACGGTTAAATCTAAATGGAAAGAGCCCGGTACAGTACCGAACTCTTTTCTTTAATAATATTGTTTAA
- a CDS encoding transposase — MGISKYSLSFKLSCIERIGKQNLSVRSLAREIGLDESIIRKWKRFYDLYGIQGLQRRSNRCYDVKFKLRVLETMESQNLSLKQAAARFNIAAESSISTWRVAYEKYGILGLKNKPIGRASIMSNYKQKKKKSGKPLTREEELLLENERLRAEIDFLKKLDALALKNNKQKPSKS, encoded by the coding sequence ATGGGAATATCAAAATATAGTTTATCATTTAAGTTGAGTTGCATAGAAAGAATTGGGAAACAAAATCTTTCGGTCCGCTCTTTAGCTCGGGAAATAGGTTTGGATGAGTCTATTATTCGCAAATGGAAAAGGTTTTATGATTTATACGGAATTCAGGGTTTACAACGCAGGAGCAACCGCTGTTATGATGTAAAATTTAAGCTCAGGGTTTTGGAAACGATGGAGTCGCAAAACCTTTCTCTAAAGCAAGCTGCTGCCAGATTCAATATCGCTGCAGAATCCAGTATTAGTACCTGGCGTGTTGCTTACGAAAAATATGGTATTTTAGGGTTAAAGAATAAACCCATAGGAAGAGCATCAATAATGAGCAATTACAAACAAAAAAAGAAAAAGTCCGGCAAACCACTGACTAGAGAAGAAGAACTGTTATTGGAAAATGAAAGACTTCGGGCCGAAATCGATTTTCTAAAAAAGTTAGACGCCTTAGCTCTCAAAAACAACAAGCAGAAGCCATCGAAGAGTTAA
- a CDS encoding DUF2130 domain-containing protein, producing the protein MNDIKCPHCHKVFKVDEAGFADILKQVRDHKFEEELQSRLDLAEKDKENAIKLTEVHLKNTIQAELANKDKEIFQLKANNEKILSERLAEKDNLVTDLKSKLENAETEKKLSVSEAIKNIEKEKDEKEKEIIRLKADIERNLAEQLANKDILISELKIKLENAETEKKLSVTEAVQKIEKERDDFASKVTLKETEKELLEKSLNEKHLAELKAKEDIIRHKDEEIAFRKDMKLKLSTKMLGETLEQHCEIEFNKLRSIAFQNAYFEKDNDARSGSKGDYIYRETDDAGNEVISIMFEMKNEGDETATKKKNEDFFRELDKDRNDKKCEYAVLVTLLEADNELYNAGIVDVSHKHQKMYVVRPQFFIPMITLLRNAALNSMKVKAELAFIKNQNIDITNFEENINTFKEGFARNYELASRKFKTAIEEIDKTITHLQKTKDALLSSENNLRLANNKADDLTIKKLTKGNPTMAAKFDELKNGSGNELT; encoded by the coding sequence ATGAACGATATTAAATGTCCCCACTGTCATAAAGTGTTTAAAGTTGATGAAGCCGGTTTTGCCGATATTCTCAAACAGGTGCGGGATCATAAATTTGAAGAGGAATTACAATCCCGGCTCGATCTTGCCGAAAAAGATAAAGAGAACGCCATAAAGCTTACCGAAGTCCATCTTAAAAACACGATACAGGCTGAACTGGCCAATAAGGATAAAGAGATTTTTCAGCTAAAGGCCAATAATGAAAAAATTTTATCCGAAAGACTGGCTGAAAAAGATAATCTGGTAACGGATTTAAAATCAAAACTGGAAAATGCTGAAACTGAGAAGAAACTATCGGTTTCGGAAGCCATTAAAAATATAGAAAAAGAAAAGGACGAAAAGGAAAAAGAAATTATCCGGTTGAAAGCTGATATTGAACGGAACTTGGCAGAGCAATTAGCGAACAAAGACATTTTGATATCGGAACTTAAGATAAAACTGGAGAATGCTGAAACTGAGAAAAAACTTTCGGTAACAGAGGCCGTCCAGAAAATAGAAAAAGAAAGGGATGATTTTGCCAGTAAAGTTACTCTTAAGGAAACCGAGAAAGAATTGTTGGAAAAATCCTTAAATGAAAAGCATTTAGCCGAACTAAAAGCCAAAGAAGATATCATCCGGCATAAAGATGAGGAAATTGCTTTCCGAAAGGATATGAAGCTTAAGCTGTCGACGAAAATGCTTGGAGAAACCCTGGAACAGCATTGTGAGATCGAATTTAACAAACTGAGGTCCATCGCCTTCCAGAATGCCTATTTTGAAAAAGATAACGATGCCCGATCGGGAAGCAAAGGAGACTATATTTACAGGGAGACCGATGATGCCGGCAACGAGGTCATTTCGATTATGTTTGAAATGAAAAATGAAGGGGATGAAACCGCCACCAAAAAGAAAAACGAAGATTTTTTCAGAGAACTGGACAAAGACCGGAATGATAAAAAATGTGAATATGCCGTTTTGGTAACCCTTCTGGAAGCTGACAACGAACTGTATAACGCAGGAATCGTAGACGTATCCCACAAGCACCAGAAAATGTATGTCGTTAGGCCTCAGTTTTTCATCCCGATGATCACTCTGTTAAGAAATGCTGCATTGAATTCGATGAAAGTAAAAGCCGAGCTGGCCTTTATTAAAAACCAGAATATCGACATTACCAATTTTGAAGAAAATATCAACACTTTTAAAGAAGGTTTTGCCCGGAACTACGAACTTGCCAGCAGAAAATTCAAGACCGCCATTGAAGAAATCGACAAAACCATCACCCACCTTCAAAAAACAAAAGATGCCCTGCTCTCCTCAGAAAATAATTTGCGGCTCGCCAACAACAAAGCCGACGATTTAACAATTAAAAAACTGACGAAAGGCAATCCAACGATGGCCGCCAAGTTTGATGAATTGAAAAACGGGTCTGGGAATGAGCTTACTTAA
- a CDS encoding ATP-dependent endonuclease, whose amino-acid sequence MTKAYPKKLLKIFFPDLQSNIGRTKAAIDKLDFIDEIWDIADDIVWFQNPGGIPGNVLKMLPRFLLIPVDVGLHEIQGSGSGVLSTTLGELFQTVRENSEHFRNAQIHLKNLAKELDPQDEQSEFGKMMNELNIVLSTVFPDSKLYATTSLSDPSSLKPSFNVEMSSNIKTSVDNQGTGMIRATVFGMLRYRQLWLSKKEDDHARSLIVCFEEPETYLHPSAANQMREAIYDLSSKTSQIIASTHSPYIIDLSRKPKQILNRLYNCGNHVECDTFSVTEKFIKLQDDDKSYVKMVLKIDNHVARIFFTKNIVIVEGDTEDILIRESLKRLEKNKYFKILSDFEIIKARGKAAIIGLVKYLTSMGIKPIVVHDLDSTEPNAAKYNEPINNALNGNGKIILLNNNVEEELGYEANSEKPYKAYKKTLEWTNKWDDLPENWKAKMTEIFGEYI is encoded by the coding sequence TTGACAAAGGCTTATCCAAAGAAATTATTGAAGATTTTTTTCCCTGATTTGCAATCCAATATAGGACGTACTAAAGCAGCTATAGATAAATTAGATTTTATAGACGAGATTTGGGATATTGCAGATGATATAGTATGGTTTCAAAATCCAGGTGGAATTCCTGGAAATGTGCTTAAAATGTTACCTAGATTTTTACTAATTCCAGTCGACGTAGGACTTCATGAGATTCAAGGTTCTGGTAGTGGAGTATTAAGTACAACTCTTGGAGAGCTCTTTCAAACCGTTAGAGAGAATTCAGAACATTTTAGAAATGCTCAAATACATTTAAAGAACCTAGCAAAAGAGCTAGATCCACAAGATGAACAATCTGAATTTGGAAAAATGATGAACGAATTAAATATAGTATTATCAACTGTTTTTCCTGATTCAAAATTATATGCTACTACAAGCCTAAGTGATCCTTCAAGTTTAAAACCTTCATTTAATGTTGAAATGTCTAGTAATATTAAAACATCAGTAGACAATCAAGGAACAGGAATGATCAGGGCTACTGTTTTTGGTATGTTAAGGTACAGACAATTATGGTTATCTAAAAAAGAAGATGATCATGCACGGTCATTAATCGTTTGTTTTGAAGAACCAGAAACTTACTTACATCCAAGTGCTGCAAATCAAATGAGAGAAGCAATTTATGATTTAAGTTCAAAAACATCACAAATTATTGCATCGACACATTCTCCTTACATTATTGACTTGTCTCGTAAACCAAAGCAAATATTAAATAGACTTTATAATTGTGGTAATCATGTAGAATGCGATACATTTAGTGTTACTGAAAAGTTTATAAAACTTCAAGATGATGATAAGTCATATGTAAAAATGGTTTTAAAAATTGATAATCACGTAGCAAGAATATTTTTCACAAAAAATATAGTTATTGTTGAAGGAGATACAGAAGATATTTTAATAAGAGAAAGTTTAAAGCGACTTGAAAAAAATAAATATTTTAAAATTCTTTCCGACTTTGAAATTATTAAAGCTCGTGGTAAGGCGGCTATTATTGGATTGGTTAAATATTTAACTTCAATGGGTATAAAACCAATTGTAGTACATGATTTGGATTCTACCGAACCAAATGCAGCAAAATATAATGAGCCGATAAATAATGCCTTAAATGGTAATGGAAAAATTATTTTACTAAATAATAATGTTGAAGAAGAGCTTGGATACGAAGCAAATTCAGAAAAGCCTTATAAAGCATATAAAAAAACTTTGGAATGGACTAATAAGTGGGATGATTTACCTGAAAATTGGAAAGCAAAAATGACAGAAATTTTCGGAGAATATATTTGA
- a CDS encoding TonB-dependent receptor plug domain-containing protein produces MLTAGGFISLQAQQYRKDTLKDLTDGLVIKAFPAKKAYKSMITGGATVICEDQLTNIQKEKEVLSSLQGVLGRPAAKETSTELKIKGTNSSLKKDQQPLVVLDRKVISLRKFQETDPESIETINVLKGDAATALYGAKAINGVILVTTKKKN; encoded by the coding sequence ATGTTGACGGCCGGAGGTTTTATTTCTTTGCAGGCACAGCAGTATCGAAAGGATACTTTAAAAGACCTGACGGATGGATTGGTAATAAAAGCATTCCCTGCAAAAAAAGCCTACAAATCAATGATAACAGGCGGAGCGACTGTAATATGCGAAGATCAATTAACAAATATTCAAAAAGAAAAAGAAGTATTATCTTCATTACAGGGTGTATTGGGAAGACCTGCTGCAAAAGAAACCTCAACAGAATTAAAGATTAAAGGTACAAATTCATCTTTAAAAAAAGATCAGCAGCCATTGGTTGTATTAGATCGTAAGGTGATAAGTTTAAGGAAATTTCAGGAAACAGATCCTGAATCCATAGAAACGATAAATGTTTTAAAAGGTGACGCGGCCACCGCTTTATATGGCGCAAAAGCAATAAATGGAGTAATTTTGGTAACGACGAAAAAGAAAAATTAA
- a CDS encoding EcsC family protein, with the protein MNLSEHHLEELRQAMEILENPGIVAKITNVIGQPLEKALAFLPKNLHEKVGTITEAALLKAADTAIFTMKDTPNVRPSNWWHKFGVAASGAVGGFFGLPALAVELPVSTTIMLRSVIDIARSQGESVKDPDVKLACLEVFALGGKSESDDASESGYFATRIALAQTMAEAARQFTSRTLADEGASVIVKLISKVAARFSVQVSEKVTAQAVPAVGAAGGAIINTLFINHFQDMAKGHFTVRKLEKIYGADTVKTAYEDLRRK; encoded by the coding sequence ATGAATTTATCTGAACATCATCTTGAAGAATTGCGTCAGGCTATGGAGATCCTAGAAAATCCCGGAATTGTGGCCAAAATTACCAATGTCATCGGTCAGCCTTTGGAAAAAGCATTGGCATTTCTTCCTAAAAATCTGCATGAAAAAGTAGGAACCATCACAGAAGCCGCGTTGCTGAAAGCAGCAGATACCGCTATTTTCACCATGAAAGATACTCCGAACGTCCGGCCTTCCAACTGGTGGCATAAGTTCGGTGTGGCAGCCTCCGGGGCAGTCGGTGGTTTTTTCGGGCTTCCGGCACTTGCAGTTGAGCTTCCGGTTTCCACCACCATTATGCTGCGTTCCGTTATTGATATCGCCCGCAGTCAAGGAGAATCGGTGAAGGATCCGGATGTTAAACTGGCCTGCCTGGAAGTCTTTGCGCTTGGCGGAAAGAGCGAATCCGATGATGCAAGTGAAAGCGGATATTTTGCCACCAGGATTGCCCTTGCCCAGACTATGGCTGAAGCAGCCCGACAATTTACGTCCAGAACTCTTGCTGATGAAGGGGCTTCGGTCATTGTAAAATTAATCTCGAAAGTTGCTGCCCGGTTCAGTGTGCAGGTTTCTGAAAAAGTAACCGCCCAGGCTGTTCCTGCAGTCGGAGCAGCCGGCGGAGCCATTATCAATACCTTATTTATTAACCATTTTCAGGATATGGCGAAAGGTCATTTTACCGTACGGAAGCTAGAAAAAATATATGGTGCAGATACTGTAAAAACGGCTTATGAAGACCTACGGAGAAAATAG
- the tpx gene encoding thiol peroxidase, which translates to MYSKFAFGVLLFLSAFAFAQNSRTANTVLAGGKPVHTYAKLPALNKQAPQFTLTDITMKDKTLDSYKGKYLILNIFPSVDTGVCSASVRHFNEEAANLPNTVVLCISKDLPFAQKRFCGAEGIKNVVMLSDFRSDFGKKYGVELTDSAMKGLLSRAVVVIDPAGKIIYEEQVADISHEPNYEAAIAALKK; encoded by the coding sequence ATGTATTCAAAATTCGCTTTCGGCGTTCTCTTATTTCTTTCCGCATTTGCTTTTGCCCAAAATTCCAGAACGGCAAATACGGTATTGGCGGGCGGAAAACCGGTTCATACTTATGCCAAATTACCGGCACTGAACAAACAGGCTCCGCAATTTACCCTGACGGATATTACCATGAAAGACAAGACGCTGGATTCCTATAAAGGAAAATACCTGATTTTGAACATTTTCCCGAGCGTTGATACCGGGGTATGTTCTGCTTCGGTACGTCATTTCAATGAAGAGGCTGCTAATCTTCCGAATACGGTAGTTCTATGCATCTCCAAAGATCTGCCGTTTGCCCAGAAAAGATTCTGCGGGGCCGAAGGCATTAAAAATGTAGTGATGCTTTCAGATTTCCGTTCGGATTTCGGGAAAAAGTATGGGGTTGAACTGACTGATTCTGCCATGAAAGGACTGTTAAGCAGAGCGGTTGTCGTTATTGATCCTGCAGGAAAGATCATTTACGAAGAGCAGGTAGCGGATATTTCTCATGAGCCGAATTATGAAGCGGCCATCGCTGCCTTGAAGAAATAA